In Helianthus annuus cultivar XRQ/B chromosome 9, HanXRQr2.0-SUNRISE, whole genome shotgun sequence, the following are encoded in one genomic region:
- the LOC110878617 gene encoding uncharacterized protein LOC110878617 isoform X2 produces METPDEVLVCQTCGAEGLTNAFIYCVKCLKYVIHRYCLAVMPETFDEFVTWYCEDCEQPVPYHFTPPPEHDPSPSHNDDPPNSALVKKTTPLKKKKQIKKKSLKKRKLASLVVKEDDKCVPRRNKFTQDVVLGLVKRDHKSLPVQKTVAASLPDIQTKDEDPLLAKNEASCPPETAKSNAQKCAETLSNSLLKEASANSDQKYAELDNGFSTKGIVKRKRDTTRVAAKTKKQKTEKSSEHSSCESSCTDATLKNEKDVTHTEEGLKCGPDNDKMVSNSSSIENQLNKSNEFIGSAYASQSDYMQNDMQCIKNQPARPWQDPIWRGSFNITQTDYDLFEGLVGHLSTRACEKVIDEATTLSSMLSLEMHPKADLWPKSFLNSPPSDGSIALYFFPNDRKDFEQLVDDMIDKDLAMKASTKNAEMLIFTSKVLPQPFWRFQGNYYLWGVFRGKKNDVPVANHSDNRVLSANSGNEVTSEKEDCKRVKTIESRSPQSPLCNYR; encoded by the exons ATGGAAACACCAGATGAG GTTTTGGTATGTCAGacttgtggtgctgaaggtctcACCAATGCTTTCATTTATTGTGTTAAGTGTCTGAAATATGTGATTCACAG GTACTGCTTAGCTGTAATGCCAGAGACATTTGACGAGTTTGTGACGTGGTATTGTGAAGATTGCGAACAACCGGTACCATATCACTTTACGCCTCCGCCAGAACACGACCCTTCACCGTCCCACAACGACGACCCCCCAAATTCCGCACTTGTAAAGAAGACAACTcctctgaagaagaagaaacagATAAAGAAGAAATCATTGAAGAAAAGGAAACTTGCTTCTTTGGTAGTAAAGGAAGACGATAAGTGCGTTCCTCGACGAAATAAATTCACTCAGGATGTGGTTTTGGGGTTGGTAAAACGGGATCATAAATCTTTACCGGTCCAGAAAACGGTTGCCGCAAGTTTACCGGATATACAAACAAAAGACGAGGATCCTTTGCTAGCGAAAAACGAGGCCAGTTGCCCACCGGAGACCGCAAAATCCAACGCTCAAAAGTGTGCTGAAACGTTATCAAATTCTCTACTAAAAGAAGCATCGGCAAATTCAGATCAAAAGTATGCTGAGTTGGACAACGGTTTCTCAACGAAAGGAATTGTAAAAAGGAAAAGAGACACAACTCGTGTAGCTGCAAAAACAAAGAAGCagaaaaccgaaaagtcaagcgagCATTCGTCATGCGAGTCTAGTTGTACGGATGCAACTTTAAAGAATGAAAAGGATGTTACTCACACTGAAGAGGGGCTGAAATGCGGGCCCGATAATGACAAGATGGTTTCCAACTCTTCATCCATTGAAAACCAGTTAAACAAGAGTAATGAGTTTATTGGTAGCGCTTATGCTTCTCAATCAGATTATATGCAGAACGATATGCAGTGCATCAAGAATCAACCTGCAAGACCTTGGCAGGATCCAATATGGAG GGGAAGTTTCAATATTACTCAAACAGATTACGATTTGTTTGAAGGGCTTGTCGGTCATTTATCAACTAGAGCTTGTGAGAAGGTGATTGACGAAGCAACTACACTTTCGTCAATGCTTTCTTTGGAAATGCATCCAAAGGCCGATCTGTGGCCCAAGAGCTTCTTGAATTCTCCGCCGTCAGATGGAAGTATTGCTCTCTACTTTTTTCCAAACGACAGAAA ggatttcgagcagttggtcgatgatatgatagataaagatcttgCAATGAAAGCCAGTACAAAAAATGCGGAAATGTTGATATTCACTTCTAAAGTTTTGCCTCAGCCATTCTGGA GGTTCCAAGGAAACTACTATCTGTGGGGAGTTTTTAGAGGCAAAAAGAACGATGTTCCGGTCGCAAACCACAGTGATAACCGTGTTTTGTCTGCAAATTCTGGGAATGAAGTAACAAGTGAAAAGGAAGATTGCAAAAGGGTGAAAACTATTGAATCTCGTAGTCCTCAAAGTCCTTTGTGCAATTACAG GTAA
- the LOC110878617 gene encoding uncharacterized protein LOC110878617 isoform X1 encodes METPDEVLVCQTCGAEGLTNAFIYCVKCLKYVIHRYCLAVMPETFDEFVTWYCEDCEQPVPYHFTPPPEHDPSPSHNDDPPNSALVKKTTPLKKKKQIKKKSLKKRKLASLVVKEDDKCVPRRNKFTQDVVLGLVKRDHKSLPVQKTVAASLPDIQTKDEDPLLAKNEASCPPETAKSNAQKCAETLSNSLLKEASANSDQKYAELDNGFSTKGIVKRKRDTTRVAAKTKKQKTEKSSEHSSCESSCTDATLKNEKDVTHTEEGLKCGPDNDKMVSNSSSIENQLNKSNEFIGSAYASQSDYMQNDMQCIKNQPARPWQDPIWRGSFNITQTDYDLFEGLVGHLSTRACEKVIDEATTLSSMLSLEMHPKADLWPKSFLNSPPSDGSIALYFFPNDRKNERDFEQLVDDMIDKDLAMKASTKNAEMLIFTSKVLPQPFWRFQGNYYLWGVFRGKKNDVPVANHSDNRVLSANSGNEVTSEKEDCKRVKTIESRSPQSPLCNYR; translated from the exons ATGGAAACACCAGATGAG GTTTTGGTATGTCAGacttgtggtgctgaaggtctcACCAATGCTTTCATTTATTGTGTTAAGTGTCTGAAATATGTGATTCACAG GTACTGCTTAGCTGTAATGCCAGAGACATTTGACGAGTTTGTGACGTGGTATTGTGAAGATTGCGAACAACCGGTACCATATCACTTTACGCCTCCGCCAGAACACGACCCTTCACCGTCCCACAACGACGACCCCCCAAATTCCGCACTTGTAAAGAAGACAACTcctctgaagaagaagaaacagATAAAGAAGAAATCATTGAAGAAAAGGAAACTTGCTTCTTTGGTAGTAAAGGAAGACGATAAGTGCGTTCCTCGACGAAATAAATTCACTCAGGATGTGGTTTTGGGGTTGGTAAAACGGGATCATAAATCTTTACCGGTCCAGAAAACGGTTGCCGCAAGTTTACCGGATATACAAACAAAAGACGAGGATCCTTTGCTAGCGAAAAACGAGGCCAGTTGCCCACCGGAGACCGCAAAATCCAACGCTCAAAAGTGTGCTGAAACGTTATCAAATTCTCTACTAAAAGAAGCATCGGCAAATTCAGATCAAAAGTATGCTGAGTTGGACAACGGTTTCTCAACGAAAGGAATTGTAAAAAGGAAAAGAGACACAACTCGTGTAGCTGCAAAAACAAAGAAGCagaaaaccgaaaagtcaagcgagCATTCGTCATGCGAGTCTAGTTGTACGGATGCAACTTTAAAGAATGAAAAGGATGTTACTCACACTGAAGAGGGGCTGAAATGCGGGCCCGATAATGACAAGATGGTTTCCAACTCTTCATCCATTGAAAACCAGTTAAACAAGAGTAATGAGTTTATTGGTAGCGCTTATGCTTCTCAATCAGATTATATGCAGAACGATATGCAGTGCATCAAGAATCAACCTGCAAGACCTTGGCAGGATCCAATATGGAG GGGAAGTTTCAATATTACTCAAACAGATTACGATTTGTTTGAAGGGCTTGTCGGTCATTTATCAACTAGAGCTTGTGAGAAGGTGATTGACGAAGCAACTACACTTTCGTCAATGCTTTCTTTGGAAATGCATCCAAAGGCCGATCTGTGGCCCAAGAGCTTCTTGAATTCTCCGCCGTCAGATGGAAGTATTGCTCTCTACTTTTTTCCAAACGACAGAAA aaacgaaagggatttcgagcagttggtcgatgatatgatagataaagatcttgCAATGAAAGCCAGTACAAAAAATGCGGAAATGTTGATATTCACTTCTAAAGTTTTGCCTCAGCCATTCTGGA GGTTCCAAGGAAACTACTATCTGTGGGGAGTTTTTAGAGGCAAAAAGAACGATGTTCCGGTCGCAAACCACAGTGATAACCGTGTTTTGTCTGCAAATTCTGGGAATGAAGTAACAAGTGAAAAGGAAGATTGCAAAAGGGTGAAAACTATTGAATCTCGTAGTCCTCAAAGTCCTTTGTGCAATTACAG GTAA